CCAACGCAACATGTCCTGAAAAGGACTTTAAGAACACAGACATGAGTTAATGCCAATCATTCGTTTGGCTAAGCTCGCAGGAGAAACTCGCATACCAAAGGCGTTATAACTTGGAAAGGATTTATAGGAGAAATTTACCAAGAAGGTCATATAAAAATTCAGAAAAATTTCCTAATTACCTGTCATGGAGCTCCATTATCAGGGTCATCACAATAATGCGTACCTGGGGTTAGAATTCGTGATTTGAATTACCCTTATAGAAAAATGATTAACTTTATGACCTATCGAATAAAATCATACCTGTATGCGAATCCTTTCAGTATCAATTATCTTACTCTTCAAATTAATTGTTACTGATGCTCAGACCAATGACTGGGAAATGTCGCCCGTGAATAATCGCACCTATAGTCCCATTGAGAAATTACCCGATACAACCCAGGCCTATAAATGGAATACATTATCTAACATCTGGGATAATAAGTATCTCGATCTGTATTATTACGATGATGAGTGGAAAGAGATAAAATGGATCAGAAAAATATGGGATGACTCTAAATCTATTTGGACGAACTATTTTCAGGTTCTTCTGACCTACGAGGGTGATATACTTGTATTGGAAATGACTCAGGACTGGGACGAACTGAACGAAGATTGGATCAACCAAACTCTGGACAATTACATTTATGATATCCATAGTTACCGCACCGAATGGATACTTCAGACATGGGAGGGCATGGTCGAGGCATGGGTTAATTCCATAAAACAAACCTATTCTTATGATACTTCAGGTCAGATAACCAGCATCACCGGCGAAGTGTGGGATCCGTTCATGTATGTGTGGTCGCCATCTGATCTGACACAGTACACTTATGATATCCAGAACTATGACACGGAAATCCTTTACATGATATGGGATCCATCGTCTTCAAACTGGATAAACAGTAATCTCAAGACGAACACCTATGACAGTGTAGGTAATCAGACAAGCATCCTGAGCCAGAACTGGAATCAGGTGGCTCTGCAATGGATCAACGATAGAATAAACGGTTTCACCTATGATACAGCAGGGAATCAAATTGAGGCTCTTACACGGATTTGGGATGATTCCCATTTAGAATGGGATAACAGCACCTTACGCCATTTTTTTTATAATGATATAAACCAGGTCATAAATTGGCTTGGTGAAACCTGGGATAATAATAATGGACTTTGGATCAATGAATTTCAGGGTTTTTATATGTACGATAATGATGGGTACCGAACTGACAATACAACCCAAAAATGGGATCTGAATCAGGAATCCTGGTATAATAACTCGCGTTTCAGATATACTTACAAAATAAACTCTTTTGGGGTAAGTGAATTGCATCCCGAAGCCTGCAACTGCTATCTTGAAAATTCTATTCATCAGAACCCAGTTTTTCAATGCACCGGACTGACGCCTGCCGAATGTCACACCTTGTATTTATATGATCTGAAAGGAATCCTGATCTTCCAGACCTCTTTCACAGGCAGTGAAAAGATTAAAATCAACACAACTCTTCAAACCGGTATCTATCTGCTGGCCATTAAAAAAGGTGACAAAACACTACTTAAAACCAAATCATTAATCATCAATCATTAATCATTTAGCCCCTTGTCATTTCTCCGGTAAATAATCCTTTTCTATCCGTGACATTGATCTATAGAGATTGATTTTGGCCAATTTGTTCATCTTTTCGAACTCTTCAATGATATGGCGAATCTGAGCACGGCGGGTCAGTTCAGAATAGGGACAGGGCTTTTCCTGTAACCGGTATCCTCTGATCTTTGCATAATGCCTCATCTCTTTATCCGTAACCAATGCCATAGGCCGGATAATCTCAATATTACCCTTGAACAAATGTAGTTTTGGAGGCATGGTCGAAATGGCTCCATGGAAGATCATGTTCAGCAATAATGTTTCAATGATATCGTCGAGGTGATGTCCCAAAGCCACTTTGTTACACGTTAACTCTTTAGCCAGATAAAATAGTTCTTTGCGCCGTGTCCAGGAGCAAATAAAACAAGGTTGTTTCTTTGGATTTATTTCCAAATCAATGCTGGTTTCTTGTGAAAAGAAGGGTATATCGAGTTCCTGACATAAATCCGAAATGTATTCCAAATCGGTTTCATACGGAATCCCTTGAATTCTGATATGTACAGCGAATAAATCAAAATGTACAGGCAGAAATTTCCGCCGGAAAGAGAGGATATCCAAAAGAGCCAATGAATCCTTTCCACCCGATACGCCCACCAGTATCCTGTCATTCTCAGTGATCAGGCCGTACGTCAATATATCCTTACCAGCCTTTTGTCTGACCTTTTCAAGAAACCGTTTGTCATTGATTTCCGACATAATATAAAAGATATTGCATCTTAAATGGCCACTATTAAAAAAAGATCAAATATAACGCAATAATCAGTACCTGGGTATTTTGAGTGTATCAACCACACCAGGCACATCAGAACATAATAGAATTTGGATGTTATTTTAAATTAGAACTTATTAATCTGTCCTATTGTGACTATTGTGGTTAAAGAATAAAAAAAGTACGCATCTTTGCGATGAATCTCAAAAAATCTATACGCTTGGATTTGTTTTATAACAGTTAAAATCACTTAATTTTGCTTACGTTCATCTCCATCAAATTGTATCCTTTAGGTAGATATCTAATTATCTATGAAACTTGCCACTTTACAAACACTTCTCTTCGATCTGATCAAATCCATCATCAGCTTTTTAAAAGTTGCATTACTTTCAAAATTTTTCACCGATATCAAAAAGGTGCAACGGCCACACGACTGTTGTGTGATATTAGGAAATGGGCATTCCCTGAATGATAGTATTACCGGAAACAAGAAATTTCTACAGGATAAGGATTTGTTCTGTGTAAAATCATTTCCCCTCACCAAATATTATCTGGAACTGAAGCCGGTTTATTATATTAATTCTGCTCCTGAGAGCTACATGGAAAATGTCCCTGAGCAGATCAGGCAAAATAATCAATTCTTATATGATACAATAGGCCAGCAAACTACATGGAAAATGACTTTTTTTATTCCTCACCATGCAAAAAAATCTTCTTATTGGAAAAATGAAATTTCAAAAAACAAGAATATCACTGTTGTTTATTTCAATACTACTCCCGTGGATGGTTTACGAAAGGCCAACCACCTGTTTTACCGGATGAATCTCGGTATGCCACGACCCCATAACGTCCTGATTCCAACCATACTGCTTGCATTGAACATAGGCTACAAGGAAATTTACCTCCTTGGCGCTGACCACTCCTGGCTACCCGAAATTAGTGTTGATGAAAATAACCGCGTGTTGGTCAATCAGAAACACTTTTATGATGAAGAGATTTCAGAACCTAAACCCATGCACAAATTGGGAAAAGGAGAACGACGACTCCATGAAGTGTTAATTAAATTTATTTATACTTTCCGGGGCTATTTTAATCTTAAATATTATGCCGAAACTCTGAGTGTAAGGATATTTAATGCCACGCCAGGTTCATATATTGATGCCTTTGACCGGATAATTATTCCTCCCGACAGTAAAGAGAAAGGATTTTGAAAAATATGCGGGGATTTGTCATCATTCTGGTTTTGCTTCTCGTCACATCTATAGGCTTTTATGGCACAGCACAGGACACGACAAAGAAAGTTTATGCCATAAGGGTATCAGAACCTCCTGTGATCGATGGAGTTCTGGATGATCCGGTATGGGTGGAGGTGCCTGCTGCCACCGGTTTCCTGCAAACAGAACCCTACTTTGGCCAACCCGCCTCACAGCTTTCCGAAGTCCGTTTCGTCTATGATAATATGGCCCTGTATGTCGGAGCAAAACTTTATGATACCGCCCCCGACAGTATATTAAAAGAGATGAGCGTGAGGGATGAGATCAATAATTCCGACTGGTTCGGTATACGCATCGATCCCTTTAATGACGCTTTGGTATCGTATGGCTTTGCTGTCACACCATCTGGAGTGCAATTGGATGTGAAGAATTTAGGTGAGGAAGATGACGAAAGCTGGGATGCGGTTTGGATGAGTGCAGTGAAGATCACCGCCGAGGGGTGGTTTGTAGAATTGAAGATACCCTATTCCGCACTGCGTTTTCCAAAAAATAGTGATGACAAGCCCTGGGGGGTGAATATCTTTCGAAACATCCGGCGTTACAGGGAGACATCATCCTGGAATCCCGTCGACAAAAAAGTTGCCGGAATTAATACCCAGGCAGGTGAACTTTATGGCATTAACGACATAGACCCTCCTGTCAGGCTGGCCATGATACCTTATGTTTCAGGATACCTGACCAGGGATCCCCAACATGCAGGATGGGGATACTCCTATAAAGGAGGAATGGATATAAAATATGGCATCAATGATAGTTATACACTTGATATGATCTTGATACCTGATTTTGGTCAGGTCGAATCCGACGAACTTGTATACAACCTCACGCCATTTGAGGTTTATTACGGGGAAAAACGTCCTTTCTTTATGGAAGGCACTGAACTGTTTGATAAAGGGGATGTCTTTTATTCACGGCGCATCGGTGACAAGCCCTCCGGCAATGATAATGTTGCGGATAGCTTGGAAATAAATGAGAAGGTGGTCACCAAACCCGAAGAAACACAACTCATTAATGCCACCAAGATAACCGGTAAGAACAGGAAAGGATTTGCCACCGGATTCTTTAATGCCATGACGGCAAATACTTATGCAAAGGTGATGGACACCCTGTCGGGTAATGTCAGAAAAATCCTTACCGAACCATTTACAAACTATAATATGGTTATCGCTGAACAATCATTGAAAAATAATTCGTATGTCAGTCTTTTTAATACCAATGTCTATAAACCCCATGATAAGTTCTCGGTAAATGTGACCGGCACTGACTTCCGTATTATCAACAAAAATAATACGTATGGTATAGGTGGTGAATTCATTGTAAGTCAGAAATATAGCAAAACTCAAAAGCCTGAAATGGGATACAGCTATAAAATAGAGGCTGGTAAAATCAGCGGGAATTTCACATTCAATCTGAGCCATGAACTCATCACCAACACGTACGATCCAAATGATATGGGTTTTCTACCCAAAAATAATTTCATTAATAATGAGATCAGGATCAGTTATAATATATACGATCCCTTCTGGCGGATGATGGAATGGCAAAATTCCTTCACTATCAATTACACCTCGCTATATACTCCGGGGAAATACGCAGATTTCGGAATGGAATTGCAATCAATTTCCACTTTCAGGAATTACCTGTTTGTGATGCTGAATGCCTATTATCGCCCCATCGATGAGCATGACTATTATGAACCCCGCGTTGATGGATGGTACTATGCAATTCCTCCGGTTTATTCTTTTACGATTTTTCTTTCGCCGGATTACAGGAAACGGTTTATCACCGATGTGAGGGCTTCATATTATGTAGCTACAGAAGACCATGAGAGAGGTTATTCGGCCTCACTTGAACCCCGCCTCCGCTTTAATGACAAGTTTTTCGTGACCATGGAGATAGCAATTGCAAAAGATAATAATAATAAAGGCTATGTAACCGACAGTATTTCTGCAACCGGTAATGAGGTCATTATTTTCGGGCGAAGGGATATTACAACGATTACCAATGCCATTTCGGCACGATATATATTCACCAGCACATCCTCGTTGCTGTTTCGCTTAAGGCATTACTGGATTTGGGGAGAATATGACAGGTACTATGACCTGCAAAAGGATGGGCATCTCTTAATAAATGATTTTACCGTGGATGAAGATTTTGCTTTTAATGCCTTCACCATCGACATGTCGTATATATGGCAATTTGCGCCCGGAAGTGAATTGTCGGTGGT
Above is a genomic segment from Bacteroidota bacterium containing:
- a CDS encoding T9SS type A sorting domain-containing protein, whose amino-acid sequence is MRILSVSIILLFKLIVTDAQTNDWEMSPVNNRTYSPIEKLPDTTQAYKWNTLSNIWDNKYLDLYYYDDEWKEIKWIRKIWDDSKSIWTNYFQVLLTYEGDILVLEMTQDWDELNEDWINQTLDNYIYDIHSYRTEWILQTWEGMVEAWVNSIKQTYSYDTSGQITSITGEVWDPFMYVWSPSDLTQYTYDIQNYDTEILYMIWDPSSSNWINSNLKTNTYDSVGNQTSILSQNWNQVALQWINDRINGFTYDTAGNQIEALTRIWDDSHLEWDNSTLRHFFYNDINQVINWLGETWDNNNGLWINEFQGFYMYDNDGYRTDNTTQKWDLNQESWYNNSRFRYTYKINSFGVSELHPEACNCYLENSIHQNPVFQCTGLTPAECHTLYLYDLKGILIFQTSFTGSEKIKINTTLQTGIYLLAIKKGDKTLLKTKSLIINH
- a CDS encoding DUF5916 domain-containing protein; protein product: MRGFVIILVLLLVTSIGFYGTAQDTTKKVYAIRVSEPPVIDGVLDDPVWVEVPAATGFLQTEPYFGQPASQLSEVRFVYDNMALYVGAKLYDTAPDSILKEMSVRDEINNSDWFGIRIDPFNDALVSYGFAVTPSGVQLDVKNLGEEDDESWDAVWMSAVKITAEGWFVELKIPYSALRFPKNSDDKPWGVNIFRNIRRYRETSSWNPVDKKVAGINTQAGELYGINDIDPPVRLAMIPYVSGYLTRDPQHAGWGYSYKGGMDIKYGINDSYTLDMILIPDFGQVESDELVYNLTPFEVYYGEKRPFFMEGTELFDKGDVFYSRRIGDKPSGNDNVADSLEINEKVVTKPEETQLINATKITGKNRKGFATGFFNAMTANTYAKVMDTLSGNVRKILTEPFTNYNMVIAEQSLKNNSYVSLFNTNVYKPHDKFSVNVTGTDFRIINKNNTYGIGGEFIVSQKYSKTQKPEMGYSYKIEAGKISGNFTFNLSHELITNTYDPNDMGFLPKNNFINNEIRISYNIYDPFWRMMEWQNSFTINYTSLYTPGKYADFGMELQSISTFRNYLFVMLNAYYRPIDEHDYYEPRVDGWYYAIPPVYSFTIFLSPDYRKRFITDVRASYYVATEDHERGYSASLEPRLRFNDKFFVTMEIAIAKDNNNKGYVTDSISATGNEVIIFGRRDITTITNAISARYIFTSTSSLLFRLRHYWIWGEYDRYYDLQKDGHLLINDFTVDEDFAFNAFTIDMSYIWQFAPGSELSVVWKNAINTSESAEITHAYFENLSNTLSSPATNSFSVKILYYIDYQNIRKKNRR
- a CDS encoding tRNA 2-thiocytidine biosynthesis TtcA family protein, with protein sequence MSEINDKRFLEKVRQKAGKDILTYGLITENDRILVGVSGGKDSLALLDILSFRRKFLPVHFDLFAVHIRIQGIPYETDLEYISDLCQELDIPFFSQETSIDLEINPKKQPCFICSWTRRKELFYLAKELTCNKVALGHHLDDIIETLLLNMIFHGAISTMPPKLHLFKGNIEIIRPMALVTDKEMRHYAKIRGYRLQEKPCPYSELTRRAQIRHIIEEFEKMNKLAKINLYRSMSRIEKDYLPEK